The segment CAAAAGTAACGGCACGAGCAATGGAGCGCCAATTGTGGTCCCGCTACGGAGGGAatctgacgacgacgacgaaatcgTGCCCAACAAAGACgttttgcacaaaattaaaGCCGAAAATGGCggcaaaattgtaaaatccACGGAAAAATTGTCAGCAACGAAACTCAAATCGCTGGATTTGGTCAAATTGTGCACGGATCAAAGTGTTCGACCGTCGTCGGACTTGTCGGAAAATGGAAATTGCAAAACCGGCAAATTCATGAGCGATAATTCGTCGGATTCGGGTTACGAGGAAGCGCAAGAAGctcaggtaaaatttttaaatgatttttttgaagagaaaaattttaatttaatttttttttttgttgtagaaTTTAATGCTGAAACCAAAAACGAATGGAACATCATCAACGAAGCCCGTCGTCTTACCAAATGGAATTAAATTGCATGTTCAACCACAGAATTTGTTACTTGCTGCCAATTTAGCTGGAATTTCGCAGGCTCCggtaattaatcaaattgtgagttttcgattttttatgtctttttagAGTAAAAAGAGTCagtttttaacagaaaatgataaaaaaataattgaaattagtaacaaatttcattttttttaatgaaaaagtgatttttaacatttttagtaaagaaaagtaaaaattttaatgattttttatttttttgattttcaaaatttgatacgAAATGGGTTCAAAAAGTCTTTTAAGTCACTTtagaagtcaatttttaattaatttttgctctaaaagttataaaatttcgattttgacAAGccaaatataatattttattatttttgtttgattttttgtcaaaaattttcagtttgaaaccaaatttgatgaaagtgttccaaaaaatcaatttttcctaCATAAAAACatctccaaaatttttttataatttttttcgattaaattagcgtcaagaatttatttttttgctctaaatatttcttgaattcttaaaaaaattattttaaaattaaatttactaatttttttttacgaaaattcacttttttagctttaattatttttaaaatgtttttgaaccatttcgaatttttttttcatacgaaaaaaattaaaactttatttttttacttaaaaagtcgctaaaacacaaaaaaaatatttttaaaaaatttaagtagaactttttttttaaattatttttttttacttaaaaaatattaaaaatttactcaaaaatatttttttttaaattttcaatgaaaaactaaccaaattttaatattttttttagacaactgCCTCATCGACAACAGTTATCTGCGTACCAAATTCCTCAACGAGCGTCATGATGTCCGGTGCCGAGGCGCACGAGCTTCCATCTGCAGCTGCACCCATCACGGCAATCCCTCAGGTAGTCCTACAACCCGCATCAAAGACTAATTGACGAAAGTTGTTACtacatttttagaattaataagGTTTGaagtttcacattttttctttttcatcattttaaaaaaaaaaaaaaatcatcattaggAGATAAAATTATTCCACATTTATTATCCGTTTTTATACGCGCatttacagcaaaaaattgtaaatttcatgaataaaaacacaaaaaaaaacttgaaaacatGACATTTgtagattttaagaaaaatgagaTGAGACACGATTAAAAATCGTCAAgtcttaaatttatatcaggaatttttattttttgattacaaACAAATATGTGGTACATAAGTAAGATATTACTCTACCGATActattattatacaaaaaaaagtaaaaattatttagggaATAAGATTTAAGAATAACTTaacaactaaattaatttaatttatttaaccttttttcacttcaattttttttagagaataagttaatttaagatttttttctatttttctatcTTCCTtccatttcatcatcatcgggtGATCAAAATACCtctcaatatttaatatttatttaaaatgtgaatgaaaaataattttaaaaaaatttttcaaaaaaaaaatttatgtgacaATTTATCAGTATTCCGAGTACATTCATCAATCAAATGtagtaaaaaatgtaaaaaaaatgttaaattatttagcaaatttttgtagattttttttcgtgatttttttttattttttcttcaatcatgggccaaaaaaaaatatttatatgaaaaaaaaagttattcaagcattttatgaaaatgtgtaaaaaaactGTTGtagcaaataaatatttattcaattaattatttaaaaaaaaaataaataggacCACTTGTTGAAAACACTTGAAACTTTGTTCGTTCACATTTCCATATACAAAGGTTTATGTactttaaaaaagcactttttgataaaatttaatgaaaaatattataaatgtttgtgtaacttttaaggaatttttctaACTAgtactttaatatttaaatattctcaAATAATTTGAGATTCTCaaggaaaatgaatttttgtcaattaatattttttagtgtcttttgtatttatttcatCACGATGAtccggaaaatttttcgtaatttggttttgacaattttttgattaaatttttattttttaaaaaattacaaaaatattaaaaaaaattaaatttttagtaaaaaaataaaaatataacctcaaatttggtaaaaattggtaaaaacaaattaaattaaatttaaaaaaaaataaaataaaataaaatttgaattaaaaaaaaaataaaaattaaataataaaatattaaattttaaataaaattaaattaatttaattaaaatttttataaaaattaaaaatttttttttaaattaatttaaaaaaaattaaaattatttttttttgctgtcaaAATcattctatgaaatttttctggaACTGAATAAAAGTAGATAGccaatttaacattttaaaactattttcttaaaaaaatactaaataattaattgtagataataaaaatctcaaaagtcTTCTAATAAAGATCTCGTTaccgataaaaaattgttgtgcaataaaaattacgaattatGATCAACAAGCAAGGAACtacgatttttattaagacactttttgagaaaaaaaaatattatttttttgtaaatatcacTTTATTACTCCATTTATTGCTTGCATTTTGTAAAACGCGCGTTTGTCGAGTCATCAGTTGTCATGACCCACCGCTCgccaattttaacaatttaagaatttgtaatttttaatagcttgattgattaaattatagaAGAAAAGTCagtttttgtacgaaaaaaaaattaatttattttaataaataaatgaataaaaagagGAAGAGACTTAAGAAACGGGAACCAATTGGAAATTATGAGatgcatttattttgtgagatCGCTTTtgggaaaaactaaaaaaaatatattttttgaattgaaatctaAATTTGTAGAGAAATTTtcgtagataattttttttgtataacgtaaggaattaaattatattttatttaaaaaaaatctctaaatttaagaattaaggaaaaaaaaataccaaactataaatgtttacaaaaaaagatgGCTCAAGTAgttccaaataaataaataaattaagaaaaaaaacaatcaaattttataaatgttatTCCTCATCAAGAACCTCAACACTTTTTCTactttccaaataaaaataaaaaaaataaaaagagaacaataaaaaaaaattttgtataaaaaacgaataaaaatgaaaccaAAATCaggtagaaaaatatttatcaggaaaatttttttatcaaacacatttttttatcacagtccagaaaataataagaaaaagcCTTCCTTCAACGAACCGAGGGCCGAACATAGTTAGAATCATATATACTATAGACCATAAgtgtaaaatttgtttctacgtctaaaacaatgaaaaaaataaaaatataaaaaaatataataaaaaaatagtaaaattaaatgtaaaacataaaaaattcagcattatcataaatttattaataatatgaaaaaattattaattagtggtagattttgcaatatttattacaatacaattacaattaattaataattacaacattaattaaacaaaaaaaaacatatgaaTATAAACAAATGTAATATTAGTGATGAAtattatacataaaataaataaaatacatacacaaaaaaaaaataaataaaaaaatgattgattaatgatgaatataaataaataaaagaaagttcgtaatcaaaaaaattgattttatttttttttttaaaattaaaaaaaaaattaaataattttttttaaatttttagtttggttttgtttcttttaaatgATTATGGTaagtattttctttcaaaaattaagtcaattttaatttttgtttttcattttttgcaatttaataaattttttctatttgttttaattttttgcaattctattttaattattctaaaaatatttttaaattatttatttaaattttttaattaggtacaTATATTcgtaagattttattttatatttatttattgcatatttttagattttttaattgcaattttatgcaaaaaattaaattttatttttcaatttttttggttttgtttgatttttttatttttttcaaaaaaagtcaattttttttatttttttaccgctaaaaatttttgaaggtcaCCAATTTGTTTGgcgaaattttgatatttatttccaattttaaaaaaaaattaaatatgttccttaaaaactaagaaaaaggagctaaaaaatttgaaaaaatgtttggcaaaaatttgacatatgTTCCCAGATGTTTTTTgcacgaataaaaaatttactcaaaatctattttaaaaaaattttttttttaaattttttttttaaatttctgaaattgcgtttgtttttaattttaattaattttttaaattaataaatagtttttttattttaatttttttaatgattttttgtcaaactttaaagaaaaaatttaatttttttttattgaattcatgacaaatatttaacgagaataaatctcaattttttttcgatcaattttttcttcaaattttcgaaatttcttcgaattttaaatttacagaataaaaaaaaaacaattttttcatattatcactttttatttttttatttcttttcttattatttaaaatgtttcattaaCAAAAGTCTATTATTTCCTAAGAAAGGGAGTTTTAAGGGGAAACCATTTGTGAGTGTGTCaagaaatgcaataaattaagttaaaacgttaaatatttaagaatttaattaattaaaatcaacaacTAATCTTCGAAGGTCATTCTACCCGGTCCGTGGTTCTTCATGTACCTCCGATAAGCTTTATACCTCGGATTGTCTGCCATTTGTTTCTTCATTTCTTCCTCCTGTTCCGCTTTccattctttgaaattttcttttatccaCAATTCAAGTTCAAGATATTCCCGAATTTTCTCCTCTTCAATTCCGTCGAATTGATGTTGCCCCATTCCCAAGTTTTTCCGTATCAAATACAATTTTTCCTCGTCGCCGTACTCTTGTCGCATGATCGTGAACTTCCACAACCATCGAGCGTACCACGCAAAATATTTGGCAATTGTATACGGACTGATTAGCAGCTGAATCCACAAAATATCCGTGATTTCGGGCTTGGCATAAGCACCTTTGATGTCCATTTTCTCCTCGATGACTTTTCGTATGAGCAATTCTTGTTCCTCTTTTTGCTCCGTTTTGCTTTGGCGATTCTTGCCGGTGCGTTTTGGTTGCTTCACAGCGTCTTGTTGGATCATTTCGAGTGCCTTGTTGCGATATTTGGGCACTGTGACGAAATATTTGATCGCCGTTTCGTAGCGCTGCCATCCCGAGTAGTACTGAATGAGCGAAATGACGCTGATCGTGACGATAATTACGAGTCGCACATCGACTTTGGGCGCAACGCGTCTTCGGTAGTAACGATAATAATGCCGGTAGTACTGTTCGGGGTTGTCTAACATGTAATCGTAGTCGGTGCGGGCTTCGTCATCGCGGAGAATTTCATAAGCAGTGGCGACTTCTTTGAATTTCTCTTCGGCTTCCTTTTTGTCGGCTTCTTTGTGGAGATCGGGATGAAATTTACGGGCAAGGGCACGATACGCCTTTGAGATTTCTGTCTTTGTGGCTTCACGTTTTACGCCGAGCACGTCATAGCAGTTCTCTTTGCCGCAGTAAATgcctaaaaagagaaaaaaatattttgaattaattttttttaatgcattttgtgaaaaaaaaatcgattttaattaaaataaaaaattagataaataaaaaaaaattaaaaaattaagaaaaaattgaaattaattattttttaaaataataaaaaatatattaaaaaagattaaaaaaaaaaaaaaaataaaaaatataaaaatttaatttatttttaaatttaaaaaaaaatattaatttttaatgaataaaaaattatttataaaattactaaataatttaaattaaaaaattaattaaaataattcaaaatattcatttaaaaaaaaattaattagaaaatttaaaaaatttttataatttaaaaaaattaaaaaattctttgaaaatattttaaatattaattttaaaaaaatgattagaaaatcattaaaaaattacctaatttaggtataaaaaattaaaataaaaaatattaagtaaaaaaaaaattcttaaaaaaatatataaaaatattttaataacaattttagataattttttccaaatttatgcTCTATAtatactttaaaattgaaaaaattaattaaaaatttttttttttgataatttcttttaataattcgtcaatattggaatttttatccacattatcgaaattttcagacctttgtttaaaaaaatttcacaaagttacttttaaaattttttgatgaatcttATTAACACAAATTCCActaattttcgtcaaattttacgatttttaataatttttcagttacATATCACAGAAATTTAgtcaaacacacgaaaaattctCTCAAGCCGCTGTTGCTTTTTCCTCTTCAACTGTCGTTTCATCCGCTTCTTCCTTCAAAAACCACGGATCAGCTTTAATTTCATCGATTCCCGCCCTAATTTTCAATGGagccaatattttttgtattaaaatcttCACATCGTCACTTAATTCGGCAGCGCTCAATGG is part of the Culicoides brevitarsis isolate CSIRO-B50_1 chromosome 3, AGI_CSIRO_Cbre_v1, whole genome shotgun sequence genome and harbors:
- the LOC134833462 gene encoding dnaJ homolog subfamily C member 25 homolog, translating into MVSKVVVCGIFLLLNVLSSSGHLLEGIYCGKENCYDVLGVKREATKTEISKAYRALARKFHPDLHKEADKKEAEEKFKEVATAYEILRDDEARTDYDYMLDNPEQYYRHYYRYYRRRVAPKVDVRLVIIVTISVISLIQYYSGWQRYETAIKYFVTVPKYRNKALEMIQQDAVKQPKRTGKNRQSKTEQKEEQELLIRKVIEEKMDIKGAYAKPEITDILWIQLLISPYTIAKYFAWYARWLWKFTIMRQEYGDEEKLYLIRKNLGMGQHQFDGIEEEKIREYLELELWIKENFKEWKAEQEEEMKKQMADNPRYKAYRRYMKNHGPGRMTFED